The genomic interval GCATTTTACCTTCCTCATTGCTACAAGGAGCTTGTTGTTGTGACccagaaacagaaaaagaaattgaaaggtCATGGCAACCCAGAATGTTACTTTTAATATTCATCTCAAAACATTCTtataatcattttgatataAGATTAACCTTGCAGAGGATCAGACGCGGATTGATATACCTGCGAGCGGAAGAACAGAGCTGTCGAGTACAGtgaggaaagttgtaataagaGTCAATGTTTTGTAACTGTGATTGTTACCATTTGATTATATTCGTATACAAACGATTcaatattctttctttttcttttccttttttatttttttgataagtaacaagCGATTTGATATTCTTTGGTCCACATGCTAAAGATTGTGGATCTCGGTTGTTCCATGTTGTAACAGATAGataaaaaactcaaattcaataaatattgaCCACTTATTTTCTACCTTTCTTGCTTAGGAATATTCCTCTGTTTGTTGATGCCCTATCCAACATGAAGCTGTTTAATTCGAAGAAAAACTATTACCAAGTTAGTATGTAAAGCACActtagtaaaatatttgtttggcataatttaatttggaatataaaatttaaaattttaatcttacaaattaaatcttactatttaagtaagagaaataatagttgcatTGGTAAATATACAAGTgtcgtgcaatcattttgaaaaaagtgaataaatacagaatttacatgaaaaaaaattaaatttttagtagtgagtctcacttttttttaaagcgactgtcCGGTACTTGCGCACTCTACGACTGCATATAGCATTAATCTTTAAGTAATGTAGATAACGTAGTCTATACACCGACTTGATAATAAAATGTAATCCGAAACTTCTACCCCCTAAATTGATGCCCACGTTAGCCTTTTTCTCTAACTGACTCTTAATTCTCCAAATACTTTGATCATCATAATGACTTCTTTGTTTAATCGTTACTGTCAGCATAACATTGGGATCCTTTTGCTGTGTCAAGTTGccctatattattttatttctattttccaGTGACGAGTTTGTCTATGAGcgtcctttatttatttatttttaatttaattcattccccccaaaataaataattaattaattaattaaaccaaaataataaaaatttaaaggtaATGGGATGGCACTCATGAGTTTGGGCTTCTAGGGCAGTTGGTAGTTATAAGAAAGAACATCATGCATGAGAGCGGCTTTTAAGGTTCAACGCATAGCTCGCTATCCCATACAATAATTCTTCTTTAATATCTTTTTACCCAGTCTTCCCTCTTCATCAGAACCTCCCAAACATACAACTCTGCACGTTTTCCCTTACTTGCTTCCAACATTCTCCTCCATCTTAGTTTCTCTGTTCCTGCAGTTTCTCTAACTGCTGCTGTCATTTCTGTACCTACAAATTCACTTGAAACCCACCTACAATGTCTCCTACTTTATTCTCCATGTTTATCCTGACCATCCCCTTTAGCCTTTAGTTGCTTTTGCCATATTGCATTTTGTGTAGCCCACCTCCACAATCATCACCACCAACATTGCTGAATTAATATCTCCATTGGCATTTATAGGTGCAATAACAATGGGAGGAGATAGATATAGGGCATCATGGCCTCAACCTTTCTCCTCCCTTCCTCTTCttatcttcctcttcctcttctttttcttcctgcTCAACCTTACAAACTTTGCTTCAGCCATTGAAAATGGTTCTTCCAATACGGCTACATTCGCACCTCCTGATAATTATCTCATCGATTGTGGATCATCCCAACCAACTCAACTTGTTGATGGCCGAACCTTCAAGTCCGATCATGATGCCGCTTCTCTCCTACAAACCGATGAAGATGTGCAGGCTTCAATAGATTCCATTTCTATCAATGCCTATTCCTCCATACCTTCTTCATCGTTACCTTTATATCGTACTGCAAAGATATTTCTTGAAGACTCCACATATACATTCTTCATTTCCCAAGTGGGCTGGCATTGGATTCGTCTTTACTTCTTCCCAGTTGCGCACCCCTCATACAATCTCATAGATGCTGTTTTCTCTGTCTATGCTGATCAGATTGTTCTCTTACATCACTTTTCTGTCAGGGACAACACTTCATTGGTTTTCAAAGAATACTTTATTAATGTTTCAGATACATTCTCCCTCCAATTTAAGCCCAACAAGGAATCATATGCATTCATCAACGCTATTGAGGTTGTCTCCGCTCCAGACTCTTTAATCTCTGATTTAGCAACCGGTGTTTCTCCACTTGGAGATTTTAAAGGGTTGTCTAAATCGGCATTCCAAGTATCGTATCGGCTGAATGTGGGAGGGCCGACCATAACTCCTAAAAATGATACGTTGTCAAGGACATGGGAACCTGATAGTCAGTATAACATGTTCCCACAAGGGTCTAAAGATGCATCAGTCTCTCCCAAAACCATCAAGTACCCAGATAATGGTGCAACTGCATACATTGCTCCAAGTTCAGTTTATGCAACGGCAGTGCATATACAAGACCCACTCACTTTGCAACCGAATGTCAACCTTACTTGGAAACTGAATGTGGATCCAAGTTTCTCCTATTTGATCAGGTTGCACTTCTGTGATATTGTGAGCAAGGCCCTCAACAATATGTACTTCAATGTGTATATCAACCAAATGGTGGGAGTTTCGATTCTTGACCTTTCATTCCTCACCAATGCCCTTGCCACTGCTTATTACAAAGACTTTGTTCTAAATCGGACTGCCATCACAAATGGTTCCATTTTAGTTCAAATTGGCCCTTCTGAATTCCATTCGGGCAATATGGATGCAATTCTTAATGGATTGGAGGTAATGAAGATGAGCAATGAGGCAAACAGCTTTGATGGTTTGTTTACTGCTGACGGTTCATACAAGGGATCGAGTTCAGCAAAAAGGAGAATGAAGATTTTAGCAGCTGTCGGCCTGGGAATGGCAGTGACAGCAATGTTGTTGCTGGCCTCAATTTTTGTTCGGTGGCAAAAGAGACCGGGAGGTTGGGAGAAGCGGAATAGCTTCTCATCATGGCTCCTCCCACTCCATTCCAGTCGCACTAGTTTCTTGTCTAGCAAGAGTAGCTCTCGAAGATCTAGCCTATTTGGTTCCCGCAAGAGTAAGAGTGGTTACTCTAGTTACTTTGCATCACAGGGTCTTGGCAAGTTCTTCACCATTCATGAGTTGCAAAATGCTACtcaaaattttgatgaaaaagcAATGATTGGTGTTGGGGGTTTTGGAAAAGTGTATCTTGGGGCGTTGGAAGATGGAACCAAGATTGCCATAAAACGAGGTAACTCAGGTTCAGAGCAAGGCATTAATGAATTCCGGACTGAAATAGACATGCTCTCCAAGCTTCGCCATCGCCACCTTGTTTCACtaattgggttttgtgatgAGCAATCAGAGATGATTCTTGTATATGAGTACATGGCTAATGGACCACTTCGAGATCACCTCTATGGCTCAAAGCTTCCTCCTTTGTCATGGAAACAACGGCTTGAGATTTGCATTGGTGCTGCTCGTGGGTTGCATTATCTTCACACAGGTGCAGCACTAGGAATAATACACCGTGACGTAAAGaccacaaatattcttctcgaTGAGAATCTTGTCGCCAAAGTTTCCGATTTTGGCTTGTCAAAAGCTGCACCAACAATGGATCAAACCCATGTAAGCACAGCTGTG from Juglans regia cultivar Chandler chromosome 2, Walnut 2.0, whole genome shotgun sequence carries:
- the LOC118347635 gene encoding probable receptor-like protein kinase At5g61350, translated to MGGDRYRASWPQPFSSLPLLIFLFLFFFFLLNLTNFASAIENGSSNTATFAPPDNYLIDCGSSQPTQLVDGRTFKSDHDAASLLQTDEDVQASIDSISINAYSSIPSSSLPLYRTAKIFLEDSTYTFFISQVGWHWIRLYFFPVAHPSYNLIDAVFSVYADQIVLLHHFSVRDNTSLVFKEYFINVSDTFSLQFKPNKESYAFINAIEVVSAPDSLISDLATGVSPLGDFKGLSKSAFQVSYRLNVGGPTITPKNDTLSRTWEPDSQYNMFPQGSKDASVSPKTIKYPDNGATAYIAPSSVYATAVHIQDPLTLQPNVNLTWKLNVDPSFSYLIRLHFCDIVSKALNNMYFNVYINQMVGVSILDLSFLTNALATAYYKDFVLNRTAITNGSILVQIGPSEFHSGNMDAILNGLEVMKMSNEANSFDGLFTADGSYKGSSSAKRRMKILAAVGLGMAVTAMLLLASIFVRWQKRPGGWEKRNSFSSWLLPLHSSRTSFLSSKSSSRRSSLFGSRKSKSGYSSYFASQGLGKFFTIHELQNATQNFDEKAMIGVGGFGKVYLGALEDGTKIAIKRGNSGSEQGINEFRTEIDMLSKLRHRHLVSLIGFCDEQSEMILVYEYMANGPLRDHLYGSKLPPLSWKQRLEICIGAARGLHYLHTGAALGIIHRDVKTTNILLDENLVAKVSDFGLSKAAPTMDQTHVSTAVKGSFGYLDPEYFRRQQLTEKSDVYSFGVVLFEVLCARPAINPSLPREQVSLAEWSMQCNRKGMIEKIIDPHIASNINNGSLKKYVEVAEKCLKEYGVDRPGMGDVLWHLEYALQLQEAAASQVGPPDNSARVITLEKSRENDSRGDSDGVVSDNSEVSTIGSPLFSQIGNFQGR